A genomic region of Prionailurus viverrinus isolate Anna chromosome D4, UM_Priviv_1.0, whole genome shotgun sequence contains the following coding sequences:
- the PIERCE1 gene encoding piercer of microtubule wall 1 protein — MSEANPRECAEAAEPPAPEAPAPAPPQRTSDYYRIDGDLPVRFNNPEWFRGYGTKEPVSVYRTSNQAYGSRAPTVHEMPKVFYPNSGKFSRQLAAGGMFRNNTFNVCVEKSVVTGPDNYITSYDRFNFHPSYNVNRPSICD, encoded by the exons ATGTCCGAGGCGAACCCCCGAGAGTGCGCGGAGGCCGCGGAGCCCCCGGCCCCGGAGGCCCCGGCGCCCGCGCCCCCGCAGAGAACCAGCGACTACTACCGCATAGACGGGGATCTGCCGGTCAGGTTCAACAACCCGGAGTGGTTTCGGGGCTACGG GACCAAGGAGCCTGTCTCCGTGTACAGGACCAGTAACCAAGCTTACGGGAGCAGGGCCCCCACCGTGCACGAGATGCCG AAAGTATTTTACCCAAATTCGGGCAAGTTTTCCAGACAACTTGCGGCCGGTGGGATGTTCCGGAACAATACTTTCAACGTCTGCGTGGAGAAGAGCGTTGTGACGGGTCCCGACAACTACATCACCTCCTACGACCGCTTCAACTTCCACCCCAGCTACAACGTCAACAGGCCCTCCATCTGCGATTGA
- the MRPS2 gene encoding 28S ribosomal protein S2, mitochondrial: protein MAPAASVSRLLGAGVCAGPLRPRLLQSATPGRARPSGRTLASAATPAVREPEGSIDLNDRILNEPLKHSDFFNVKELFSVRSLFDARVHLGHKAGCRHRFMEPYIFGSRLDQDIIDLEQTAAHLRLALNFTAHVAYRKGIILFVGRNRQFSHLIETTARDCGEYAHTRYFKGGLLTNAPLLLGPKVRLPDLIIFLHTLNNVFEPHVAVRDAAKMQIPTVGIVDTNCNPCLITYPVPGNDDSPPSVHLFCRLFQTIINRAKQKRRHMEALYRLQGQEGPGARGGGPADPPSLGA from the exons ATGGCGCCCGCCGCGTCCGTGTCCCGCCTGCTCGGCGCGG GTGTCTGCGCCGGGCCGCTGCGGCCGCGTCTGCTCCAGAGCGCCACCCCGGGGCGGGCCCGGCCGAGCGGCAGGACCCTGGCCAGCGCTGCGACCCCCGCCGTCAGGGAGCCCGAAGGCAGCATCG atctCAACGACAGGATCCTCAACGAGCCCCTCAAGCACTCTGACTTCTTCAACGTCAAGGAGTTGTTTTCCGTGAGAAGCCTCTTCGATGCCCGGGTGCACCTGGGGCACAAAGCAGGCTGTCGGCACAG GTTTATGGAGCCGTACATTTTTGGGAGTCGCCTGGACCAGGACATCATTGACCTGGAACAGACAGCCGCGCACCTGCGGCTGGCGTTGAATTTCACGGCCCACGTGGCCTATCGCAAGGGCATCATCTTGTTTGTGGGCCGCAACAGGCAGTTCTCACACCTGATCGAGACCACGGCCCGGGACTGCGGCGAATACGCCCACACCCGCTACTTCAAGGGCGGCCTGCTGACCAACGCCCCGCTCCTCTTGGGACCCAAGGTCCGCCTGCCAGACCTCATCATCTTCCTGCACACGCTCAACAACgtctttgagccccacgtggctGTGAGAGACGCAGCCAAGATGCAGATCCCCACCGTGGGCATCGTGGACACCAACTGCAACCCGTGCCTCATCACCTACCCCGTCCCCGGCAACGACGACTCTCCCCCGTCCGTCCACCTCTTCTGCAGGCTCTTCCAGACGATCATCAACCGGGCCAAGCAGAAGCGGAGGCATATGGAGGCCCTGTATCGGCTGCAGGGCCAGGAGgggccgggggcccggggcggggggccagCTGACCCGCCGTCCCTGGGAGCGTAG